Genomic window (Streptomyces liliiviolaceus):
TCGACATCACGGGAATCATCGGCCGTATCGTCGACGAGATCCGGAAAGCGAACAAGCTCGACCCTCTGGAGGTCCCCGCATGACCAGCCCTGTTCCCCAGGTCAACCGTTTGCGCCCGCGGCGCTCCTGCCTGGCCGTGCCCGGTTCGAACCCCCGCTTCCTGGAGAAGGCCCAGGGCCTGCCCGCCGACCAGGTCTTCCTCGACCTGGAGGACGCGTGCGCGCCGCTGGCCAAGCCGGAGGCGCGGCACACCATCGTCAAGTTCCTCAACGAGGGCGACTGGACGGGCAAGACGCGGGTCGTGCGCGTGAACGACTGGACGACCGAGTGGACGTACCGCGACGTCGTGACGGTCGTCGAGGGCGCGGGGACCAACCTCGACTGCATCATGCTGCCGAAGGTGCAGGACGCCCAGCAGGTGGTCGCCCTGGACCTGCTCCTGACGCAGATCGAGAAGACCATGGGCTTCGAGGTCGGCAGGATCGGCATCGAGGCGCAGATCGAGAACGCGCAGGGCCTGAACAACGTCAACGAGATCGCGACGGCCTCCCAGCGCGTCGAGACGATCATCTTCGGCCCGGCCGACTTCATGGCGTCGATCAACATGAAGTCGCTGGTCGTGGGCGAGCAGCCGCCCGGCTACCCGGCGGACGCCTACCACTACATCCTGATGAAGATCCTGATGGCCGCCCGCGCCAACAACCTCCAGGCGATCGACGGCCCCTACCTGCAGATCCGCAACGTGGACGGCTACCGCGAGGTCGCCCGCCGCGCCGCCGCCCTCGGCTTCGACGGCAAGTGGGTGCTGCACCCGGGCCAGGTCGAGGCCTCGAACGAGATCTTCTCGCCGTCGCAGGAGGACTTCGACCACGCCGAGCTGATCCTGGACGCGTACGAGTACTACACGTCCGAGGCGGGCGGCAAGAAGGGCTCCGCGATGATCGGCGACGAGATGATCGACGAGGCGAGCCGCAAGATGGCCCTGGTCATCTCCGGCAAGGGCCGCGCCGCGGGCATGGAACGCACGTCCAAGTTCGAAGCACCGGAGGCCTGAGCACATGCAATTCGGGCGAACCTTCGAAGAGTTCGAGGTCGGGGCGGTCTACAAGCACTGGCCCGGGAAGACCGTCACCGAGTACGACGACCACCTCTTCTGTCTGCTCACGATGAACCACCATCCGCTCCACATGGACGCCAACTACGCGGAGAACACCACCGACTTCAAGAAGAACGTGGTGGTCGGGAACTACATCTACTCCCTGCTGCTCGGCATGTCCGTCCCCGACGTGTCGGGCAAGGCGATCGCCAACCTGGAGGTCGAGTCGCTCAAGCACGTCGCGCCGACCTTCCACGGCGACACGATCTACGGCGAGACCACGGTCCTCGACAAGACGCCCTCCCGGTCGAAGAACGACCGCGGGATCGTGTACGTCGAGACGAAGGGCTACAAGCAGGACGGCACGCTGGTCTGCGTGTTCCGCCGCAAGGTGATGGTCCCCACCGAGACGTACATCAAGGAGCGCGGCGGCGAACAGCCCGGCCGGCCCCAGCTCAA
Coding sequences:
- a CDS encoding HpcH/HpaI aldolase/citrate lyase family protein yields the protein MTSPVPQVNRLRPRRSCLAVPGSNPRFLEKAQGLPADQVFLDLEDACAPLAKPEARHTIVKFLNEGDWTGKTRVVRVNDWTTEWTYRDVVTVVEGAGTNLDCIMLPKVQDAQQVVALDLLLTQIEKTMGFEVGRIGIEAQIENAQGLNNVNEIATASQRVETIIFGPADFMASINMKSLVVGEQPPGYPADAYHYILMKILMAARANNLQAIDGPYLQIRNVDGYREVARRAAALGFDGKWVLHPGQVEASNEIFSPSQEDFDHAELILDAYEYYTSEAGGKKGSAMIGDEMIDEASRKMALVISGKGRAAGMERTSKFEAPEA
- a CDS encoding MaoC family dehydratase encodes the protein MQFGRTFEEFEVGAVYKHWPGKTVTEYDDHLFCLLTMNHHPLHMDANYAENTTDFKKNVVVGNYIYSLLLGMSVPDVSGKAIANLEVESLKHVAPTFHGDTIYGETTVLDKTPSRSKNDRGIVYVETKGYKQDGTLVCVFRRKVMVPTETYIKERGGEQPGRPQLKEQEK